Proteins from a genomic interval of Brassica napus cultivar Da-Ae unplaced genomic scaffold, Da-Ae ScsIHWf_960;HRSCAF=1356, whole genome shotgun sequence:
- the LOC125606747 gene encoding UDP-glycosyltransferase 85A4-like — translation MEPQAVSPLPNRHAVCIPYPAQGHINPMLKVAKLLHARGFHVTFVNTDYNHRRILRSRGPHALDGLTSFRFETIPDGLPWTDVDAKQDMLKLIDSTMNNCLSPFKDLLTRLNSGSDVPPVSCIVSDASMSFTIDAAEKLEIPVVLLWTNSATALMLYLHYQKLMEKGIIPVKDESDLKTEIDWIPSINTIQLKDFPDFTIKSDHQHLMLNFITHVTERSKRASAIIINTFENLEHDVVSSLRSILHPRIYPVGPLPILEDREINRDSEIGRLRLNLWEEETESLDWLDTKEKKSVLYVNFGSITVLTSEQLLEFAWGLAMSGKEFLWVVRSTLPAEFLSETADRGMVVTGWCPQEKVLSHPAIGGFLTHCGWNSMMESVFAGAPMICWPFFADQLTNRKFCCEEWGLGMEIEGEVKRERVEAVVREVMDGAGGVEIREKVMEWRRVAGDASAPPCGSSFVNFETVVNEVLMGDG, via the exons atggaGCCACAAGCTGTTTCTCCCTTACCGAACCGACATGCAGTTTGCATACCTTATCCAGCACAAGGCCACATCAACCCCATGCTGAAAGTAGCCAAGCTTCTCCACGCCAGAGGCTTCCACGTCACCTTTGTCAACACCGACTACAACCACCGCCGCATCCTCCGATCACGTGGCCCTCACGCTCTCGACGGTCTCACATCCTTTCGCTTCGAGACTATCCCGGATGGTCTTCCTTGGACCGACGTCGACGCTAAGCAGGACATGCTTAAGCTTATAGACTCCACCATGAACAACTGTCTATCTCCATTCAAAGATCTCCTCACCCGTTTAAACTCCGGTTCTGATGTACCGCCGGTTAGCTGTATTGTCTCTGACGCTTCCATGAGTTTCACGATTGACGCGGCGGAGAAGCTTGAGATTCCGGTTGTTCTGCTTTGGACGAACAGTGCTACAGCACTTATGTTGTATCTCCACTATCAAAAACTCATGGAGAAAGGGATCATTCCTGTAAAAG ATGAAAGTGACTTGAAGACGGAGATAGATTGGATACCATCGATAAACACCATACAGCTCAAAGACTTTCCAGACTTCACCATTAAAAGTGATCATCAACATCTCATGCTTAATTTCATCACGCATGTCACCGAAAGATCCAAACGCGCTTCCGCTATAATCATCAACACATTCGAAAACCTCGAGCACGACGTCGTCTCATCTCTTCGATCAATTCTCCACCCGCGGATCTACCCGGTCGGACCGTTACCGATCTTGGAAGACCGGGAAATTAACCGGGACAGCGAGATCGGACGGTTGAGATTGAATCTATGGGAAGAAGAGACGGAATCCTTAGATTGGCTCGACACcaaggagaagaagagtgtTCTCTACGTTAACTTCGGGAGTATAACGGTTTTGACGAGCGAGCAGCTGTTAGAGTTCGCGTGGGGGTTAGCGATGAGCGGGAAGGAGTTTCTCTGGGTGGTGCGATCGACTCTCCCGGCGGAGTTTCTATCGGAGACGGCGGATCGAGGGATGGTGGTTACGGGATGGTGTCCTCAAGAGAAGGTACTCTCCCATCCGGCGATCGGAGGGTTTTTGACTCACTGCGGATGGAATTCGATGATGGAGAGTGTGTTCGCCGGTGCTCCGATGATATGTTGGCCGTTCTTCGCCGATCAGTTGACGAATCGGAAGTTCTGTTGCGAGGAGTGGGGGTTGGGGATGGAGATCGAGGGAGAAGTGAAGAGGGAGAGAGTGGAGGCGGTGGTTAGGGAGGTGATGGACGGAGCGGGAGGAGTTGAGATAAGAGAGAAGGTGATGGAGTGGAGACGCGTGGCGGGAGATGCTTCGGCGCCACCGTGTGGTTCGTCTTTTGTTAATTTTGAAACGGTGGTTAATGAAGTGCTTATGGGTGACGGTTAG